One Amycolatopsis sp. NBC_00355 genomic window carries:
- a CDS encoding NADPH:quinone reductase gives MKAVVYRRHGGPEELSLSERDAGEPGPGEVRVRLVVSAVNPTDWKARQGRGAEAGTEVPDTVPNQDGAGVVDAVGPDVTGFAPGDRVWTLLAGTHAPESGTAQEYTVLPAGKLAALPDGVGFDEGAGFGIPALTAHRALTVAEDGPSRLSPGALAGRTVLVSGGAGAVGNAAIQLGRWAGATVIATVSSDAKAALARAAGAQHVLRYPDPELATRILEIAPDGVDVVVEVALGVNAPLHAQVLRARGTVAAYGDDRGTGTISLEFGANLWLNTRYQFLVLYTVGADKLRAGAEDINAAFADGALRLGDDRGVPVHRFALADTAKAHVASEEGATGKVLIDVSPAG, from the coding sequence ATGAAAGCTGTCGTCTACCGCCGCCACGGCGGACCCGAAGAGCTGTCGCTGTCGGAGCGGGACGCCGGGGAGCCCGGGCCCGGCGAGGTCCGCGTCCGGCTCGTGGTGTCCGCCGTCAACCCCACCGACTGGAAGGCCCGGCAGGGCCGGGGCGCCGAGGCCGGGACCGAAGTACCGGACACCGTCCCCAACCAGGACGGCGCCGGGGTCGTGGACGCGGTCGGCCCGGACGTGACCGGCTTCGCCCCCGGCGATCGGGTCTGGACGCTCCTCGCCGGCACGCACGCGCCGGAGTCGGGCACCGCCCAGGAGTACACGGTCCTGCCCGCCGGGAAGCTCGCCGCGCTGCCCGACGGCGTCGGCTTCGACGAAGGCGCCGGGTTCGGCATCCCGGCCCTGACCGCCCACCGCGCGCTCACCGTCGCCGAGGACGGCCCGTCGCGCCTCTCCCCCGGCGCCCTGGCCGGCCGGACGGTGCTGGTCAGCGGCGGCGCCGGCGCGGTCGGCAACGCCGCGATCCAGCTCGGCCGCTGGGCCGGCGCGACGGTGATCGCGACGGTCAGCAGCGACGCGAAGGCCGCCCTCGCCCGCGCGGCCGGCGCCCAGCACGTGCTGCGCTACCCGGACCCGGAGCTCGCCACCCGGATCCTCGAGATCGCGCCGGACGGCGTCGACGTGGTCGTCGAGGTCGCGCTGGGCGTCAACGCTCCCCTGCACGCGCAGGTGCTGCGCGCCCGAGGCACCGTCGCGGCCTACGGCGACGACCGGGGCACCGGCACGATCAGCCTGGAGTTCGGCGCCAACCTGTGGCTGAACACGCGGTACCAGTTCCTGGTGCTCTACACGGTCGGGGCGGACAAGCTGCGAGCCGGCGCCGAGGACATCAACGCGGCCTTCGCCGACGGCGCGCTGCGGCTCGGCGACGACCGGGGCGTGCCGGTCCACCGGTTCGCGCTGGCCGACACCGCGAAGGCGCACGTCGCGTCGGAAGAGGGCGCGACCGGGAAGGTGCTGATCGACGTCAGCCCGGCTGGGTGA
- the glgC gene encoding glucose-1-phosphate adenylyltransferase, with the protein MNSGADVLGIVLAGGEGKRLMPLTADRAKPAVPFGGVHRLVDFVLSNLVHGGIRRLCVLTQYKSHSLDRHISTTWRLSALTGEYVTPVPAQQRLGPRWYQGSADAIHQSLNLVYDEDPEYIAVFGADNIYRMDPRQMLETHISSGAGVTVAGIRVPRAEASSFGVIRTTDGLMIDAFLEKPADPPGLPDSPDESYVSMGNYIFTTKVMLEALHADAENAASHHDMGRDIIPALVKSGEAAVYDFSGNVVPGETERDHGYWRDVGTIDSYYDAHTDLISTHPIFNLYNRKWPILAHPGQRAAAKFVEGGSANQSIVSPGCIISGAQVVDSVLSPDVLVEHGAVVQGSVLLDGARVGRGAVVRRAILDKNVVVPPGAHIGVDLARDRGHYHVSEGGIVVLGKGERAI; encoded by the coding sequence GTGAACAGTGGAGCCGACGTTCTGGGCATCGTGCTCGCGGGCGGCGAGGGCAAACGCCTGATGCCGCTCACCGCCGACCGCGCCAAACCCGCCGTGCCCTTCGGGGGTGTGCACCGGCTGGTCGACTTCGTGCTGTCGAACCTGGTGCACGGCGGGATCCGGCGGCTGTGCGTGCTGACGCAGTACAAGTCGCACTCGCTCGACCGGCACATCTCGACGACGTGGCGGCTCTCGGCGCTCACCGGCGAGTACGTCACGCCGGTGCCGGCGCAGCAGCGGCTGGGCCCGCGCTGGTACCAGGGCAGCGCCGACGCCATCCACCAGAGCCTCAACCTGGTCTACGACGAGGACCCCGAGTACATCGCGGTGTTCGGCGCGGACAACATCTACCGGATGGACCCCCGGCAGATGCTGGAGACCCACATCTCCTCCGGCGCCGGCGTCACGGTCGCCGGGATCCGGGTGCCGCGCGCCGAGGCGAGCTCGTTCGGCGTCATCCGCACCACCGACGGCCTGATGATCGACGCGTTCCTGGAGAAGCCCGCCGACCCGCCGGGCCTGCCGGACTCCCCCGACGAGTCGTACGTGTCGATGGGCAACTACATCTTCACGACGAAGGTGATGCTGGAGGCGCTGCACGCCGACGCCGAGAACGCCGCGTCGCACCACGACATGGGCCGCGACATCATCCCGGCGCTGGTGAAGTCCGGTGAGGCGGCGGTCTACGACTTCAGCGGCAACGTCGTGCCCGGCGAGACCGAACGCGACCACGGCTACTGGCGCGACGTCGGGACGATCGACAGCTACTACGACGCGCACACCGACCTGATCTCCACGCACCCGATCTTCAACCTCTACAACCGCAAGTGGCCGATCCTGGCCCACCCCGGCCAGCGCGCGGCGGCGAAGTTCGTCGAGGGCGGCTCGGCGAACCAATCGATCGTGAGCCCCGGCTGCATCATCTCGGGCGCGCAGGTCGTCGATTCGGTGCTCTCGCCCGACGTCCTCGTCGAGCACGGCGCGGTCGTCCAGGGCTCGGTGCTGCTGGACGGCGCCCGCGTCGGCCGCGGCGCGGTGGTGCGCCGGGCGATCCTGGACAAGAACGTGGTGGTCCCGCCGGGCGCGCACATCGGCGTGGACCTGGCTCGCGACCGCGGGCACTACCACGTGAGCGAAGGCGGCATCGTGGTGCTGGGCAAGGGGGAACGCGCCATCTGA
- the glgA gene encoding glycogen synthase, whose translation MKVGLLTREYPPEVYGGAGVHVEFLARELRSLVDLDVHCWGPDRPDATGHTDPHGYRQPAFTTMDIAVSMANALDGHDLAHSHTWYANLAGHLAKMTYGIPHVVTAHSLEPLRPWKAEQLGGGYRVSSWIEREAYESADAIVAVSAGMRQDVLTAYPAVPPERVHVIHNGIDTALYWPDPGTDVLAKHGVDPDRPYVLFIGRITRQKGVPHLVRAAAALDPDTQLVLCAGGADTPELDAEFRGLVADLEKTRTGVRWIPDMLPRPEVVQLLTHAAVFACPSVYEPLGIVNLEAAACSTAVVASDVGGIPEVVDDGRTGLLVHYDEADTAGYEARLGAALNELVGDPDRAAAMGTAGRERAVGEFGWKAIAEQTVALYEACGRSS comes from the coding sequence ATGAAGGTCGGCCTGCTCACCCGGGAGTACCCGCCGGAGGTCTATGGCGGAGCCGGGGTCCACGTGGAGTTCCTCGCCCGGGAGTTGCGGTCGCTCGTCGACCTCGACGTGCACTGCTGGGGCCCGGACCGGCCGGACGCGACCGGGCACACCGACCCGCACGGCTACCGACAGCCGGCGTTCACGACCATGGACATCGCCGTCTCGATGGCGAACGCCCTCGACGGCCACGACCTCGCGCACAGCCACACCTGGTACGCGAACCTGGCCGGCCACCTGGCCAAGATGACCTACGGCATTCCCCACGTGGTCACCGCGCACTCGCTGGAGCCGCTGCGGCCCTGGAAGGCCGAGCAGCTCGGCGGCGGCTACCGCGTCTCGTCCTGGATCGAACGCGAGGCCTACGAGTCGGCCGACGCGATCGTCGCGGTCAGCGCCGGCATGCGCCAGGACGTGCTCACCGCGTACCCGGCCGTGCCGCCCGAGCGCGTCCACGTGATCCACAACGGCATCGACACCGCCCTCTACTGGCCCGACCCGGGCACCGACGTCCTCGCGAAGCACGGCGTCGACCCGGACCGGCCCTACGTGCTGTTCATCGGCCGGATCACCCGGCAGAAGGGCGTCCCGCACCTGGTCCGGGCCGCTGCCGCACTCGACCCGGACACGCAGCTGGTGCTGTGCGCGGGCGGCGCGGACACCCCCGAGCTGGACGCCGAGTTCCGCGGCCTGGTCGCCGACCTGGAGAAGACCCGAACCGGCGTCCGCTGGATCCCGGACATGCTGCCGCGGCCCGAGGTCGTGCAGCTGCTCACCCACGCCGCCGTGTTCGCCTGCCCGTCGGTCTACGAGCCGCTCGGCATCGTGAACCTGGAGGCGGCGGCGTGCAGCACGGCCGTGGTCGCCAGCGACGTCGGCGGGATCCCGGAGGTCGTCGACGACGGCCGGACCGGCCTGCTGGTGCACTACGACGAGGCGGACACCGCCGGGTACGAGGCGCGGCTGGGCGCGGCCCTCAACGAGCTGGTGGGCGACCCGGACCGGGCCGCCGCGATGGGTACCGCCGGCCGCGAGCGCGCGGTCGGCGAGTTCGGCTGGAAGGCGATCGCCGAGCAGACGGTCGCCCTCTACGAAGCGTGCGGGAGGTCCTCGTGA
- a CDS encoding glycosyltransferase, translating to MTDLTAQRGLYAGPAPIVSKDLYAEVRTGSAIRDRGSIRLDPGTRVSGNTYFGRFPASYWQRWTTVTEVSVEAVVTGTGLLSMGASDVEGEPRVIEAEQVTDVTQHKIALTGKLDKFYDGGALWLDLETEGGQTLRVEQVRWTVEAPETIRPTAVTICTMNRADDCLKNLQALAADVSSLDTLDAIYVADQGTDLVESRDGFDQVVKDLGEKLHYIKQPNLGGAGGFTRGLYEVAGHTATAHANVLFMDDDVLLEPDLVIRMTAFSNRAANPIIVGGQMLNLFHPNQLHVGAEYARLNTLEPGQPVEHSLTTADLLGVDEETLKPNRQERRLDAGYNGWWSCLIPYEVVQATGYPMPFFFQWDDAEYSYRARAHGFPTVTLPGAGVWHADFHMKDWDEWHRYFNLRNSIITAALHSPFNLNLLSRVLLAQLVRYLLGMQYGLSATLIKAVEDFLEGPEVLRDGGVEAMKEIRRIRDQYPETKRHKATDVPGIASNDIGIINSAPPPSRTVVILLKRLLDQTRGRHRFGLGAVPADEAHWWHTSLFSTVVVTDANQDGVRVRSYDRAKTFDLAKRGVRVIQRLRKEGAGAQARYQGAVPELTSRENWTRLYGL from the coding sequence ATGACCGACCTCACCGCGCAGCGCGGCCTGTACGCGGGCCCGGCGCCGATCGTCAGCAAAGACCTCTACGCCGAGGTCCGCACCGGTTCGGCGATCCGGGACCGCGGCTCGATCCGGCTGGACCCGGGCACGAGGGTGTCCGGTAACACGTACTTCGGGCGGTTCCCGGCCTCCTACTGGCAGCGCTGGACCACCGTCACCGAAGTCTCGGTCGAGGCCGTCGTGACCGGAACCGGGCTGCTGTCCATGGGTGCCTCCGACGTCGAAGGTGAACCGCGGGTCATCGAGGCCGAGCAGGTCACCGACGTCACCCAGCACAAGATCGCCCTCACCGGGAAGCTGGACAAGTTCTACGACGGCGGCGCGCTCTGGCTCGACCTGGAAACCGAAGGCGGCCAGACCCTGCGCGTCGAGCAGGTCCGCTGGACCGTCGAAGCGCCCGAGACGATCCGCCCGACCGCGGTCACCATCTGCACCATGAACCGCGCCGACGACTGCCTCAAAAACCTGCAGGCGTTGGCCGCGGACGTGTCGTCGCTGGACACCCTCGACGCGATCTACGTCGCCGACCAGGGCACCGACCTCGTCGAATCCCGTGACGGGTTCGACCAGGTCGTCAAGGACCTCGGGGAGAAGCTGCACTACATCAAGCAGCCGAACCTCGGTGGCGCCGGCGGGTTCACCCGCGGGCTCTACGAGGTCGCCGGGCACACCGCCACCGCCCACGCCAACGTCCTGTTCATGGACGACGACGTGCTGCTCGAGCCGGACCTGGTGATCCGGATGACGGCGTTCTCCAACCGCGCCGCCAACCCGATCATCGTCGGCGGGCAGATGCTGAACCTGTTCCACCCCAACCAGCTCCACGTCGGCGCCGAATACGCCCGCCTCAACACCCTCGAGCCCGGTCAGCCGGTCGAGCACTCCCTGACCACCGCGGACCTGCTCGGGGTGGACGAGGAGACGTTGAAGCCGAACCGGCAGGAACGCCGCCTGGACGCCGGGTACAACGGCTGGTGGTCGTGCCTGATCCCGTACGAGGTGGTGCAGGCCACCGGGTATCCGATGCCGTTCTTCTTCCAGTGGGACGACGCGGAGTACTCCTACCGGGCCCGCGCGCACGGTTTCCCGACGGTGACGCTGCCGGGTGCGGGGGTGTGGCACGCGGACTTCCACATGAAGGACTGGGACGAGTGGCACCGCTACTTCAACCTGCGCAACTCCATCATCACCGCCGCGCTGCACTCCCCGTTCAACCTCAACCTGCTCTCCCGCGTCCTGCTCGCGCAGCTGGTGCGGTACCTGCTCGGGATGCAGTACGGGCTGTCCGCGACGCTGATCAAGGCCGTGGAGGACTTCCTCGAAGGCCCTGAAGTCCTGCGCGACGGTGGCGTGGAAGCGATGAAGGAGATCCGCCGGATCCGCGACCAGTACCCGGAGACCAAGCGCCACAAGGCCACCGACGTCCCCGGGATCGCGTCCAACGACATCGGCATCATCAACAGCGCCCCGCCGCCGAGCCGGACCGTGGTGATCTTGCTCAAGCGGCTGCTCGACCAGACCCGGGGCCGCCACCGCTTCGGGCTCGGCGCCGTCCCGGCCGACGAGGCCCACTGGTGGCACACGTCGCTGTTCTCGACGGTGGTCGTCACCGACGCCAACCAGGACGGCGTCCGCGTCCGCTCCTACGACCGCGCCAAGACCTTCGACCTGGCCAAACGCGGCGTCCGGGTGATCCAGCGGCTGCGCAAGGAGGGCGCCGGGGCGCAGGCGCGGTACCAGGGCGCCGTGCCGGAGCTGACCTCACGGGAGAACTGGACCCGGCTCTACGGCCTCTGA
- a CDS encoding choice-of-anchor A family protein: MRVTHAALAALAACGLVLLALPAPWSAHADPLPGGLGPCVPGSCPAIFPPVGNGSFAGRDNGVNVFVGGTMRVTGSAAEAEGRVVVGGDFTLRKTSGSSIYNVGVAGVGSRVPPPDGADFLTVGGDLTVADTQRLDAVGDSGGGVVRHAGSVTGTVLGTVVHDPAAMKPYAGLREDLTAASRCYARVDGAPRPATGTVVNQGYQTLFTGDGKSALQVFNLTADIAGPGGSTQGITFDGIPAGATVLVNLTGGPRTINTYSGTLDDNDPLNKLRSRLLWNIPDATTLTLTGSGQFQGSVLAGNPEGTTTMTLPGSNGRFFTTGNLVHGSSAGPGSGQEFHAYPFTGDLPSCTKPEPPTTTPGTSTTTTTSTTSTSPTTSTTGPATTEPTTTTAPTTTEPTTSTSEPTTTSTAPTTDTTTTATSTTATSTSTAPTSTTGDTTTSPVDTTSSSSTPQPVPVPVPDTGGGSGRLPDTGIDVGPLLGLGALLVTGGAALVLVTVRRRTR; the protein is encoded by the coding sequence GTGCGCGTGACCCATGCCGCTCTGGCCGCGCTGGCGGCCTGCGGGCTCGTGCTGCTCGCCCTCCCCGCGCCGTGGTCCGCGCACGCCGACCCGCTGCCCGGCGGCCTGGGCCCGTGCGTGCCGGGCAGCTGCCCCGCCATCTTCCCGCCGGTCGGGAACGGGTCGTTCGCCGGGCGCGACAACGGCGTCAACGTCTTCGTCGGCGGCACCATGCGCGTCACCGGCAGCGCGGCCGAGGCCGAGGGCCGGGTGGTCGTCGGCGGCGACTTCACGCTGCGCAAGACGTCCGGCTCGTCGATCTACAACGTCGGCGTGGCCGGGGTCGGCTCGCGCGTGCCACCGCCGGACGGCGCCGACTTCCTGACCGTGGGTGGCGACCTCACCGTCGCCGACACCCAGCGGCTCGACGCCGTCGGCGACTCGGGCGGCGGCGTGGTCCGCCACGCCGGGTCGGTGACGGGCACGGTGCTCGGCACCGTCGTCCACGACCCCGCGGCGATGAAGCCGTACGCGGGCCTGCGCGAGGACCTGACGGCCGCGAGCCGGTGTTACGCCCGCGTCGACGGCGCGCCGCGGCCCGCCACCGGAACGGTGGTCAACCAGGGCTACCAGACGCTCTTCACCGGCGACGGCAAGTCCGCGCTGCAGGTCTTCAACCTCACCGCCGACATCGCCGGGCCGGGCGGCAGCACGCAGGGCATCACGTTCGACGGCATCCCGGCCGGCGCCACGGTGCTGGTCAACCTCACCGGCGGCCCCCGCACGATCAACACCTACAGCGGCACCCTCGACGACAACGACCCGCTGAACAAGCTCCGCTCCCGGCTGCTGTGGAACATCCCGGACGCCACGACACTCACCCTCACCGGCAGCGGCCAGTTCCAGGGCAGCGTGCTGGCCGGCAACCCGGAGGGCACCACGACGATGACGCTCCCGGGCAGCAACGGCCGGTTCTTCACCACGGGCAACCTTGTGCACGGCTCGAGCGCCGGCCCCGGCAGCGGCCAGGAGTTCCACGCGTACCCGTTCACCGGCGACCTGCCGTCGTGCACGAAGCCCGAGCCGCCAACCACCACACCGGGCACCAGCACGACGACGACCACATCGACGACTTCGACATCCCCCACCACGTCGACCACCGGCCCGGCCACGACCGAGCCCACCACGACAACGGCTCCCACCACGACGGAACCGACCACCAGCACATCCGAGCCGACGACCACCAGCACGGCACCGACGACGGACACGACCACCACGGCAACGAGCACCACGGCCACGAGCACGTCCACCGCGCCGACCAGCACCACCGGCGACACGACGACGAGTCCCGTGGACACCACGTCGTCCAGCAGCACCCCGCAGCCGGTGCCGGTGCCGGTGCCGGACACCGGCGGCGGCTCCGGCCGCCTGCCGGACACCGGAATCGACGTCGGCCCGCTGCTCGGTCTCGGTGCGCTGCTGGTCACCGGGGGTGCCGCGCTCGTGCTCGTGACCGTCCGCCGCCGCACCCGCTGA
- a CDS encoding Hsp20/alpha crystallin family protein has protein sequence MVLRTDPFRDFDRLSRQFFGATGTASRPASVPMDAYRDGDDFVVQFDLPGVTPGSIDLDVERNVLTVRAERPANPAEGAQYQVSERPRGVFTRRLLLGDTLDADRIEADYDAGVLTVRIPVAQRAQSRRITVGSGAAKEEITA, from the coding sequence ATGGTGCTGCGTACCGATCCGTTCCGCGACTTCGACCGGCTGAGCCGGCAGTTCTTCGGCGCCACCGGCACGGCGAGCCGCCCGGCGAGCGTGCCGATGGACGCCTACCGCGACGGCGACGACTTCGTCGTCCAGTTCGACCTGCCCGGTGTCACGCCCGGCTCGATCGACCTCGACGTCGAGCGCAACGTCCTGACCGTGCGCGCCGAGCGGCCCGCCAATCCGGCCGAAGGCGCTCAGTACCAGGTCAGCGAGCGTCCGCGCGGGGTGTTCACCCGCCGCCTGCTCCTCGGTGACACCCTCGACGCCGACCGCATCGAAGCGGACTACGACGCCGGCGTGCTGACCGTCCGGATCCCGGTGGCGCAGCGGGCCCAGTCCCGCCGCATCACCGTCGGTTCCGGTGCGGCGAAGGAAGAGATCACCGCCTGA
- a CDS encoding response regulator transcription factor, translating into MNAPRILVVEDAEAIRVAVETALATAGFAVRSLPDGAGLEAELSRARPDLVVLDVMLPGRDGFELLRLIRRVSAAGVVMLTARDGVEDRLRGLGDGADDYVVKPFVLAELVARVTAVLRRTGRTQAAVEIGDLVVDVEGGRVRYGAAEVELTSTEWKLLVYFAQHRDRVVGKTQILTAVWGYGDYAANLVEVNVSTLRRKLEAHGPRVLHTVRGQGYVLRGEP; encoded by the coding sequence GTGAACGCCCCGCGGATCCTGGTCGTCGAGGACGCCGAAGCGATCCGCGTCGCGGTCGAGACGGCGCTGGCGACGGCCGGGTTCGCCGTCCGGTCCCTGCCCGACGGCGCCGGGCTGGAGGCCGAACTGTCGCGCGCCCGCCCGGATCTCGTGGTGCTGGACGTGATGCTGCCGGGCCGCGACGGGTTCGAGCTGCTGCGCCTGATCCGCCGTGTGTCGGCCGCCGGCGTCGTGATGCTGACCGCGCGCGACGGCGTCGAGGACCGGCTGCGCGGCCTCGGCGACGGCGCCGACGACTACGTCGTGAAGCCGTTCGTGCTGGCGGAACTGGTCGCGCGGGTGACGGCCGTGCTGCGCCGGACGGGGCGCACGCAGGCGGCCGTGGAGATCGGCGACCTGGTGGTCGACGTCGAGGGCGGCCGCGTCCGGTACGGCGCCGCCGAGGTCGAGCTGACGTCGACCGAGTGGAAGCTGCTGGTGTACTTCGCCCAGCACCGCGACCGGGTGGTCGGCAAGACGCAGATCCTGACCGCGGTGTGGGGCTACGGCGACTACGCGGCGAACCTCGTCGAGGTGAACGTGAGCACGTTGCGCCGCAAGCTGGAGGCGCACGGCCCGCGCGTGCTGCACACCGTGCGCGGCCAGGGGTACGTCCTGCGCGGCGAGCCGTGA
- a CDS encoding sensor histidine kinase: MTGLRTVSLRRRVTVTVLVVLAVVLVAVGFVVDTVFRAQAEKDVNGLLTARVQLAQQLAKQNVPPQNLLRRMETRGVQASLALPDGTFLGAADLPPADRIRQVRATLTGPPRINGAKLTLTADETLVAAAEQSLRWVLLATGLAALLVAAVALLLAVRFALAPLDAMTRLARSIVSGGRGGRLAPERTTTELGRAAAAFDSALDALEGAERTARASEARTRRFVADAAHELRTPLAGVQAAAEALLQLPPGADPTRLQLLVVRESQRAGKLVADLLDLARLDAGADLERAPVALLALARAQADRVGLTAPEVTVEVTGPDARVLGDSARLTQILANLTDNAVRAMAGHGTLTLEVAPDGVTVTDTGPGVPGHERERIFDRLVRLDEARGQGGSGLGLPIARGFARAHGGDLWCEAAPGGGARFRLAGLPPA, encoded by the coding sequence GTGACCGGGCTGCGGACGGTGTCGCTGCGCCGCCGGGTCACCGTCACCGTGCTGGTGGTGCTCGCGGTGGTGCTGGTCGCCGTCGGGTTCGTCGTGGACACGGTGTTCCGCGCCCAGGCCGAGAAGGACGTCAACGGCCTGCTCACCGCCCGCGTGCAGCTGGCCCAGCAGCTGGCGAAGCAGAACGTGCCGCCGCAGAACCTGCTGCGGCGGATGGAAACCCGCGGGGTCCAGGCGTCGCTGGCGCTGCCGGACGGCACGTTCCTGGGTGCGGCCGACCTGCCGCCCGCCGACCGGATCCGCCAGGTCCGCGCGACACTGACCGGCCCGCCCCGGATCAACGGCGCGAAGCTGACGCTGACCGCGGACGAGACCCTCGTGGCGGCCGCCGAGCAGAGCCTGCGGTGGGTGCTGCTGGCCACCGGGCTGGCCGCGCTGCTCGTCGCCGCGGTCGCGTTGCTGCTGGCCGTCCGGTTCGCGCTCGCCCCGCTGGACGCGATGACCCGCCTGGCCCGCTCGATCGTCTCCGGCGGTCGCGGTGGCCGGCTCGCGCCGGAGCGGACGACGACGGAGCTGGGTCGCGCGGCGGCCGCGTTCGACTCGGCGCTCGACGCCCTCGAAGGCGCCGAGCGGACGGCGCGGGCGTCCGAGGCGCGCACCCGGCGGTTCGTCGCGGACGCCGCCCACGAGCTGCGGACGCCGTTGGCCGGCGTGCAGGCGGCGGCCGAAGCCCTGCTGCAGCTGCCCCCGGGCGCCGACCCGACCCGGTTGCAGCTGCTGGTGGTCCGCGAGTCGCAGCGGGCCGGGAAGCTCGTCGCGGACCTCCTGGACCTGGCCCGTCTCGACGCGGGCGCGGACCTCGAACGCGCCCCGGTGGCGCTGCTCGCGCTGGCCCGGGCCCAGGCCGACCGCGTGGGACTGACGGCGCCGGAGGTGACGGTCGAGGTCACCGGCCCGGACGCCCGCGTGCTCGGCGACAGCGCCCGGCTGACGCAGATCCTGGCCAACCTCACCGACAACGCGGTCCGCGCGATGGCCGGCCACGGCACGCTGACCCTCGAGGTCGCGCCGGACGGCGTGACGGTGACCGACACCGGCCCGGGCGTCCCGGGTCACGAGCGGGAGCGGATCTTCGACCGCCTGGTGCGGCTGGACGAGGCCCGCGGCCAGGGTGGTTCGGGGCTGGGGCTGCCGATCGCGCGGGGTTTCGCGCGGGCGCACGGCGGCGACCTGTGGTGCGAGGCGGCGCCGGGCGGGGGAGCGCGCTTCCGGCTGGCCGGGCTGCCGCCGGCGTGA
- a CDS encoding DUF1501 domain-containing protein, translating to MTIVQVNRRRFLTATGVTAAAALAAGATQVDWARLMSAAQENPLDPNAGVLVVVTLYGGNDGLNTVVPAGDSVYQNARSELAYKPEEVLDVGEGLGLNPGLKGFKSLWDGGQLAILRGVGYPKPDHSHFRSMAIWQTASPETSVPTGWLGRWLDATGDDPLRAVSVDPVLPPLLAGARTAAASLPVGGLALPKGALGTAFQGLGAAQAGEGYWQARAARSVGDLHRAVATLGAHASAKDKGKAQPRKGELAAQLDVVAGLIEAGVPSRAYSVSLGGFDTHADERGTQQRLLTELDGALTPFAQRLAKTDRGKQAVVMVYSEFGRRVTANASQGTDHGTAGPMFVLGANVHGGFHGAEPSLSDLDDGDLKLTTDFRDVYATMVEDVLGSDAGQVLPGHRGRLTGLFA from the coding sequence GTGACGATCGTGCAGGTCAACCGACGCCGGTTCCTCACCGCGACCGGGGTGACGGCCGCCGCGGCGCTCGCCGCCGGCGCGACCCAGGTCGACTGGGCGCGGCTGATGTCGGCCGCGCAGGAGAACCCCCTCGACCCGAACGCCGGGGTGCTCGTGGTCGTCACCCTCTACGGCGGCAACGACGGCCTCAACACGGTCGTCCCGGCGGGTGACAGCGTGTACCAGAACGCCCGGTCCGAGCTGGCCTACAAACCCGAAGAGGTGCTCGACGTCGGCGAAGGGCTCGGGCTCAACCCGGGCCTGAAGGGGTTCAAGAGCCTCTGGGACGGCGGGCAGCTGGCGATCCTGCGCGGGGTCGGCTACCCGAAACCGGACCACAGCCACTTCCGGTCGATGGCGATCTGGCAGACGGCGTCGCCGGAGACGTCGGTGCCGACCGGCTGGCTCGGCCGCTGGCTCGACGCGACCGGCGACGACCCGCTGCGCGCGGTGTCGGTCGACCCGGTGCTGCCGCCGTTGCTGGCCGGTGCCCGGACCGCGGCCGCGTCCCTGCCGGTCGGCGGGCTCGCCCTGCCGAAGGGCGCGCTCGGGACGGCGTTCCAGGGCCTCGGCGCGGCCCAGGCCGGCGAGGGCTACTGGCAGGCCAGGGCGGCCCGGTCGGTCGGTGACCTGCACCGCGCGGTGGCGACGCTCGGGGCGCACGCGTCTGCGAAGGACAAGGGGAAAGCCCAGCCGCGCAAGGGAGAGCTGGCCGCTCAGCTCGACGTCGTCGCCGGGCTGATCGAGGCGGGGGTGCCGTCGCGGGCGTATTCGGTGTCGCTGGGCGGCTTCGACACCCACGCCGACGAGCGCGGCACCCAGCAGCGGCTGCTCACGGAGCTGGACGGCGCGCTGACGCCGTTCGCGCAGCGGCTCGCGAAGACCGACCGCGGCAAGCAGGCGGTGGTGATGGTCTACTCGGAGTTCGGCCGGCGGGTGACGGCGAACGCGAGCCAGGGCACCGACCACGGCACTGCGGGCCCGATGTTCGTGCTGGGCGCCAACGTCCACGGCGGCTTCCACGGCGCCGAGCCGAGCCTGAGCGACCTCGACGACGGCGACCTCAAGCTGACCACGGACTTCCGCGACGTTTACGCGACGATGGTGGAGGACGTGCTGGGCTCGGACGCGGGTCAGGTCCTGCCGGGCCACCGCGGCCGGCTGACGGGCTTGTTCGCCTGA